The window ATGGTGGATTGTTAATTGATATCTCACCCTGCAAAAATCGCGAGCGCTATAGAAATCCATTGGAGCACCAATGTATATGTAACACGTGTCGCCCACAAGATCCCACGCTGGTGGACATTTTCCATTCAGGACGGACAAATTGCTCATGTGAAAAGGTTGATAATCGACCTGCAGCAATTCTGGAGAATCTCCTCTATCCCTTATTCTACCTGCAACCGCTAACGTTTCGTTGTACCCCCACCAATTGTGCCTTGCATCCACGTGAGACCTCCACATTTCCAATTGCCTgtacaattaaaatatattgtttTATCATAATTCTTCTAACTGACAGTACTAAAGAATATACAGATCGGTGTACTAACTGTGATCTATTCGTTGTGAGCATTTCATAATCATTATCTGGGTTGAAAAAGACATTGTCGACGTATTGTTGACCAGGGGTTCCAGCTACTATTGTGCTACGACCATCACGGTTTACTGCATAGtttctgaaacattttttcgtcgtaaaataaATGGATGCAATATTTACACTAAAGTATTTAAATTGAAGAATACGTACTTGTAAAAACCATTGTGGGATGTGCTTTGGTAGATGGGCAAACGAACCCTTTCGAATCCCGAAATTTCTAACAGATGTGCACCAAGATTGCCATGTAAATAATTGAGCGTCATGTTGCTAACTACTTGtttcaaaataatattattgtcgtAAGGAGCGTTGTTCTTCGTAAAGTAGTTTCTAAATATAGTAACTTCCTGGTATGGACTGCTTTGACGACCCTCTACGTATCTGTAAAAGAAGGCGAGTAATTCAATTTTTAAGTTAGCTTCGAAGAACAAAATTGAATACGATATTGTATTACGCGTACAGTGCGGGTCTGTTAAAGTTCTCTGCAAAAAGATTATTGTGAATCCATCCTTTCAAAGAAGTCGCTGAACCTCTAGAATCGGCGCGAATGGAAAGTCCACCTTGATTCTTTTGAACTAAATTGTTCTGAAATATCAAGGATAACATAATTATGAAGTTTTCGCCGGTAATTAGAGAATAtcttctaatcttcaaatcaaCTTCATTTCTTACTTACTCTAAAGTATAAAGATTGAGTATTTTGAACGTCCAACCATAGCGCAGATTTGCAAGTTGAAAAATTACCATAGAGCTTTTCGCAATTGTTTGTGAACTGATTGCGTTCGAGAGTCATTATTGCGTTTACTTCGCCGGCGCTAGCATATTTTATCGCTCCCTCGCGGCAATTCGATATTATGGAATAAGAAACGTTATGTTGTACATCGCGATCTGAAGaggaaaaccgagacataaacgaacAGATCGACTATCTAAATTGTGAGTTTTCGATAATTCGACTTACTAAATCCAATGGCAGAGATCGGCAGGGTAACTACTTCCGCGATAAATCCGTGTACGTTGCTTGCACCGTTAGCAAACAGTCTTATACTGAGACTGGGTCCTTGGGTTTTGAATAGTTTCTTTTCATCGGGGCTATTAGCTTCAAGATGACCTATACTCTTGGCAGTTACGTTATAAATATCTCCATCGTATAATGTTATACTGTCAACACGGCCAGGCTTCCCGGTAGAATTGAAAAGATTAAACTGCAAGagcctaaaaaatatataattagccTCAACGATCACGGAGAAACGGTTCTCCTTTTATTTGTAGAAAATACAAACCTGAATCCAAAGGGTTTGGCCCTGTAAGCGCTACGGAAAATTTTAACGCAGTTTACAGGGTAATTGTCGTACTTGAAATAAACTATCACTCGTTCTTCGAGCGTGATCTCTTTAGTAGTATCGCATATATCAATCATACTGAACAGGTGATAAGGAATATTAAGATCTTTAATTGGAGTAAATGAACTTTCGTCGGCTTCGCGTCCTTCCCCCGTTATCGAGAGTATATTCACACCGTTTCCAAGCACGTTATCGACAACATTGAATAACAATTCAACCTATCGAATCAACGAATGAATTAGTAAACAAGAGATAGAATTTTTGTAGGGTGAACCTACTTCGATACTAACCGTATGAGTCGGTGATATAACATTGAAACCATGATAGGCGCTGCGCGTTacgttaacttgcattatcgccGGAGATTTCATAATTGTTTGCACTGCAGCCGATTTCTCGAAATGCAGAATCCCAGCACCAGTAATGTTGATATGTTTCAGAACCGATTCGACGCGTCTCACTGTCTCGTGAGTAACAACGTCGTGAATCCGATGCTCGTACAAATGATGCTCAAACTCGCTGTTTGCGATACGTATTCCACCCCAGTAATCGTACGCGTCGTCCAAATTTCTTTTCCCGCAACTGATGAAGACGAATTGGTTGTCCCACGAGCACTCGTGTCGATGCCCGAACAGTTGACCGTTCAATCTAATCTGACAGTCTTCTAATTTCTCTTCCTTTCCAATGCACTGAAACGATTCATTATGTACAGGCACCGATTTCTTTAACATCGTTCGGGAAAGTTTTGTATAACTCGTTGCAATACCTGTAGTGGTTCAGGCCAAGACCAAACGCGTATCAGAGAACCGGGATGCAATTCGTATCTACGATCGTACGATACGTAGACATTAAGGGTGTCGTGACCTAATTGTCGACAGGCCACTTGTGCGTTCCTTTCGGTGAATCTAGTATCGCACAGCGGTATCCATTGCAAGGTTGTTTTATTGAAGAATTCCAGAAATCCTGTAACGATGCAGTGAAGTTGTTGTACcaaaaaaaagaaacttgtaTCGTCAAAAGACTAGCATCTCtattattaatctgaaccaaaaACAGTACCTTCGTTGTACAAGGATGAACAACGACCGTCTTTGCAAAGACGAATCGTTTCCTCAGATACTGAGACGACGTTTCCAGAGGTTCTAGTGGGTTTCACGATCATTGCCTCATTCGCGTTGCTACGTTCCATCGACTTCATTATAATCTCGTGACCGGGTGCACCTACGGCTTTCAGAGTGCCAAGGACAAGGATACCGACGTTGGGGGCGAACTCCATGACGACGTCCGGATAAATGTGCAACGTAGCTTCCGGCATAACGGTGATATCCGATCGTACGACGTAAGGTTTATCCCTGGCTTGTATGGATAAATTTTCCACGATACGTCCGCCCAAATTGTCCAAGTCTATCTCTCTTGCGATCTGCCAAGATGCGGAAATAGAGGAATCGAGGGCATCGTTCGTTAAGAAAGGACGATAACGTGCCACCGCGTGATCGTTCCAGTCGTCGAAATCGAATATCTTTCGTCTGAAAATAGAATCCCAAGAACAAGATAATGATTTTGGAaacttaaaccttgattcgtgggaaattaaatatttttcatgggGTTTACCTAATGTCGATGTCGTCGGGAGTTCCCCACCAGTTTTCGGTCACGTCGACTTCGTTGTTGATCTTGGCAGTTCTGATACCAGCTAACAATTCGTAGTCCAAAGAATTTTCGCCGAACAAATTCCTGTTTATCCGTACCTTTTGAATACCGTGGAAGCCAACCACGTAACTTGGACTGTCGTCCGTGCGACGGGGTCCCATGCGAACCAGATCGTAACTGTTTCGTTTGATCTCGTTGTAGTAAAAACGAGCATCGACGTCGCCCAGAATTTCCGACTGACTGTCTGCTTTGAACTCCACCATGTAGACACCGGTGTTGCTCGAGATACGGTTATTGTCGATTCTCATTCTCTTTTCCATTCCGCGAACAGAGATCAGGCCGGTTTTGCAACGGTTCCCTTCGAACCGATTGTGAGAAATGTTCAAGGTAGCGTAATGACCGTCCACCACGAAACCGAATTGCTCGTTGTTTCGCCAAGTATTGTTGCCGAAGTACAGCGTGTGCGTGAAGTTTTCATTGTACTGCCACACCTCGGGCAATAATACCTCGAAGCCGCCCTTACGATTCCTTTCTATGGTACTATCTTGCATTATCCAGTGAAACAGATTATTGGATTGTCTGGCGTCGCGACTGAATTGATATACGCCTTTACCATTATCCGTGATTAGGCTGTTGTTGATATGGATTGAGATTTCAGACATGTTTGTTTGAAAGATATTCCagtgcggcgaatatacgtaaaTTGCTTCTTCCTGATTGTGCGACACCTCGCAGCTGATCAATTGCATAGTCTCGTTGGCTTTTCGTAGAAAATGATCACCGATTTCGTCTAAATATCTATTGTAGTACGACGCCAGTATGCCCCTTCGATTGTTCTTAATTTTAGACTCTGTAACCAGCAAGGTTGGAATGGGTCCTCTTACGATTTTGTTTCGTACATCCTGTAAACGTAGTTTAGGTATTAGGTTCACCATAGCGCAAGCGTTTAATATTTCTGTATGTACCTGTATCGGGGCCTGCAGAGCTGTAATAACCATAACAGCACCACCGAGCGCGTTCGTACCACTTTCATATTCCAAAACCACAGCGAACGAACTAGACGTCACGGGGAATACCGATAAATCGCGTTTCACGTGCCAAACATCTCGACTGGAATCGCCGTATTGCGAATCGTGCAGGATGATCTGTTCTGTACTACGATTCTCGATAGGATTGAGAAGCTGTATACCGATTACGTATCCCGGTCTGCACTGTGAGATTCACAAAGATCACTTAATTAATCGTTCGTACAAAACAAGTAACTACACTGCGTTATTAATCTTTGAATTATTATAATTCTAAGAAAAGAAGCTATAATAAAAGTTGAACCTTCTATTTTTACGTGCCTAAGTTGAATTTCCTTGGAGACTGTTTTCTTGGAGTTATAGTAATCGAAAGATTAACAATGTCACTTACTCTAATGTAGATACGTTGTCGAATTGGATCACTGTTCATTTTAACAGTTACCAAGTACTTGGTTTCTTCATTGGCGAGTACGATGTCTTGCGTGTTGTGGGTtatgattattggatcgtatgaaGATTCAATTGCATCTGGTACTCGCAAAAACCAGCCCGCGAATTCTCTTTGCTGGACAGCAGATAGAGCGGGATTGTGCCTGATTCCAGCAACTTTGTTATTCTCAATTCTGGAATTGTCGATTTTCATTCCCAATTGTTTGAAACTGATACCACTGCCACCGTTGTGCGAAAAGTCGCTGTTTCTAACAGTGTTCACTGCGTCCGCAGAATATATATCCGAGTACAGAACTCCTAAACCATCTTGTAGATTATCAATAACTCTGACACTGTCCAACGAGTGTCGCGAGAAATCGATTTGCAATGCTGTAATGCAAAGATTTAAGTATTTTTCTAACGAAGTAATGATTTTGTTATTACAGAAGTTACCTGGCTTGAACGAATTCGTGATATAATCGAGCAATCCTGCCTTTTCGATGGTCACATATTGGAGATCGCTTCTCTGAGCCAATGGTCCCAATCGAAGGCCAGCCCAAGCAGCCTCCGAACACCTAACACCCACATCGTTGTCATGAGTACAAGAATTTTCAAAACTTTGTTCCGTTTCTGCTCGACACCTCGATATGTCGTTATCGTCCTCGGTGCACCTAACATTACTAAGAATAATGTCTTCGTTGATACCCGCGTTTGGAATCTGTGAACGTTCCATGAGCCAATTGTCAGGATCCAAAGTGAGACCTAATTGGTGACAAACGAGGGCCGCGTCGCGGATCGTCCAACCATAATTACAAACAGTTCCCCATTTTTCACCAACTTTTACCTATCGAAAACAGATATCGTCTGGTTATCGTGAATGATCAGTGTTTCCTTAGCTAATACCTGTAGTCTTCCTTCGAGATTCGTTTTCCCTCCGAGAAGTCGTACAGACGGCTCCATTTCGTTCATTTGGCTAAGTCCTTCGTTCGTCAGTGTGTCGTTGTTGCTGTCCATAACGATTTCCTCTTTTAAGGTGAACAAAATGTCGCTCGGTCGTTTGCCACGGGCGTCCAGTCTGCCAGCAACCATCATCCCTACAGCCAGCGGGAAACGCAACGTGACTCCAGGGTGGAGAATCAGTTTACCGCTTGGTCGTACATTGATATCGCGTTCGACGATATATTCTCCCGCCTTCAATGTTTCGAGGCCATCGACTTCGCCGCCGACTAAGTTTGTACCGGGTGTAACGAATTGCGGCACGAACGTCGGATTCGAAATGATCGTGTTGGCCCCTGGATTGCTGCTGTGCAGCAGGTAAGGCAAATACTCGATTTTAGCCAGATTGTATCTGTCCTTTCTGAAATTTAACAAGACGTTAACGATCTATTCCAGAATGCAGTCATGCTCTTCCATCGACTTACATACTAAGAACGTGGAATTACGCAACACACCTGTGGAACAGTCGTTCATATATTTTGTTCTCTTCCGCGAATCCAAGCCAATTGTAAgtacaattaataattttactctGGTCCTCTAGATGAGAGCCGATCTCGTATCGTGACTCAGGATTGTGCAGAATATTCCGAAATACTTCCACGTTGCTCGACGAAACGACGACGACGGCCGCTACTCTGGAACGCGGTATCAATCTGGATCTCATTGAGTTCCCATCGTCGAATAGCTCACGGGCACGATTGTCGCGCAAGAAATTTCTCGTGAACAGTAATTTCTGTACGTCGCTGTACGGCGAGAGGCCAATGCTGACCACAAATGCGCCGCGATTGCTGTATAATTCGTTGTGTCGAACGATAATATCCACAGGAAGGACGCTAAACTCTTCGTAGAGcggattttttattaatatgcaACCGCTCGATTGTTCTCTGAAATTATTGTGCTCGATGACCGCTTCCATGTTGAGGGCGGGGCTCAGTTTAATTCCAAACTTGGCGTTTTGCACGAAAGAATTGTGGCCAATTTGGAGCCTTAACAACCCTCCGTTCTGCCTCCAACTGGACTCCACTTGTATCGCCGTCTCGGCACTGCTATTGAACCAATTACCCGACACGTTCACGTAGGAGTTGCCGGTTGCATTGCCAACCTGTAGACGGAATGGACATTAGGAGTGCATTATACACTGTTAAAAATACAAGGTGTTCCAAGCAACtgagaaaaggcaaaatcaaacgGCATTGAACAACGAAGAAATAGAATTCAATTCAAAGAGAGGAGTTGCATATTTTAGTAATAGCCAAGATGTACAATAATGTACTCACAAGAATACTAATATCCTTGTTCCGGAATATTTGCGAATACTCGATCACAGTGGCCTGATTGAAGTACACGTATTCGGTAGCGGAACTGTCGTTCAGCCACACCGCAAATCCGTAACCCTGATTGGAGGAAATGCTCGTACGAGACACATTACGGTTCCCTCCCGTGTGGGTGATATTAACGCCGTCGCCCGTGTTGAAAGATATACGGCTGCCAGTTATATTTACGTCGGCAGCACCGCCTAATACATGCACGCCAGCCACGTGTGTGTTGCTAGACACAGAAGTCTCTTGAACGTGCAGAGCCGATCGTAATTTCTCCACCGCGATTCCTCTTCCATTATTGCCAGCAATGATGCTACCAGTCACGTTAAGATC of the Colletes latitarsis isolate SP2378_abdomen chromosome 9, iyColLati1, whole genome shotgun sequence genome contains:
- the Bark gene encoding C-type lectin domain-containing protein bark beetle, which produces MRVACLFVTILAVVRGQSDEGYDQSSIYYTEPTFVNATNGNANGVYTELPGGHIVRGQRLLERSKSPYLLREDLFVDRECELVIEPGVEIRFGPMIGITVRGIVTAKGEPHAPILLTAAEANNQVHPVESPLSIRLVDGPTPYEGRLELFHRNEWRAVCTNSRNWTRADLETACRQLGFQGGRWWSWMDRQWPTKPRLLYEQPGCRGTESSLTNCERWSDRQLGGGVCDYHPDLGVACLPRHDGATKAIKHWRGIRFEEALYDRPLIQENTLYVRKSKSILQNVVIEHAGTGREYNVTSAIDVEGVPPQMESISVLHAAFTGINVTIPNAPVIINNCTIQNNRGYGIYVNSSSGMAHVNECSILDNGADGIKYVHFDERPDDKLDRTEVFDLCTFPTTTSQTFPLIISMQQSKYAPNMKRCPQHIFTRPGHVLTMHFLQMKTDRNDSAMIEVYDGISVMEKLLARVRIKNGTLPQSVTTTRQNLYVKFIAEPRTNTIVFVRLLSGYKKTYDLNVTGSIIAGNNGRGIAVEKLRSALHVQETSVSSNTHVAGVHVLGGAADVNITGSRISFNTGDGVNITHTGGNRNVSRTSISSNQGYGFAVWLNDSSATEYVYFNQATVIEYSQIFRNKDISILVGNATGNSYVNVSGNWFNSSAETAIQVESSWRQNGGLLRLQIGHNSFVQNAKFGIKLSPALNMEAVIEHNNFREQSSGCILIKNPLYEEFSVLPVDIIVRHNELYSNRGAFVVSIGLSPYSDVQKLLFTRNFLRDNRARELFDDGNSMRSRLIPRSRVAAVVVVSSSNVEVFRNILHNPESRYEIGSHLEDQSKIINCTYNWLGFAEENKIYERLFHRKDRYNLAKIEYLPYLLHSSNPGANTIISNPTFVPQFVTPGTNLVGGEVDGLETLKAGEYIVERDINVRPSGKLILHPGVTLRFPLAVGMMVAGRLDARGKRPSDILFTLKEEIVMDSNNDTLTNEGLSQMNEMEPSVRLLGGKTNLEGRLQVKVGEKWGTVCNYGWTIRDAALVCHQLGLTLDPDNWLMERSQIPNAGINEDIILSNVRCTEDDNDISRCRAETEQSFENSCTHDNDVGVRCSEAAWAGLRLGPLAQRSDLQYVTIEKAGLLDYITNSFKPALQIDFSRHSLDSVRVIDNLQDGLGVLYSDIYSADAVNTVRNSDFSHNGGSGISFKQLGMKIDNSRIENNKVAGIRHNPALSAVQQREFAGWFLRVPDAIESSYDPIIITHNTQDIVLANEETKYLVTVKMNSDPIRQRIYIRCRPGYVIGIQLLNPIENRSTEQIILHDSQYGDSSRDVWHVKRDLSVFPVTSSSFAVVLEYESGTNALGGAVMVITALQAPIQDVRNKIVRGPIPTLLVTESKIKNNRRGILASYYNRYLDEIGDHFLRKANETMQLISCEVSHNQEEAIYVYSPHWNIFQTNMSEISIHINNSLITDNGKGVYQFSRDARQSNNLFHWIMQDSTIERNRKGGFEVLLPEVWQYNENFTHTLYFGNNTWRNNEQFGFVVDGHYATLNISHNRFEGNRCKTGLISVRGMEKRMRIDNNRISSNTGVYMVEFKADSQSEILGDVDARFYYNEIKRNSYDLVRMGPRRTDDSPSYVVGFHGIQKVRINRNLFGENSLDYELLAGIRTAKINNEVDVTENWWGTPDDIDIRRKIFDFDDWNDHAVARYRPFLTNDALDSSISASWQIAREIDLDNLGGRIVENLSIQARDKPYVVRSDITVMPEATLHIYPDVVMEFAPNVGILVLGTLKAVGAPGHEIIMKSMERSNANEAMIVKPTRTSGNVVSVSEETIRLCKDGRCSSLYNEGFLEFFNKTTLQWIPLCDTRFTERNAQVACRQLGHDTLNVYVSYDRRYELHPGSLIRVWSWPEPLQCIGKEEKLEDCQIRLNGQLFGHRHECSWDNQFVFISCGKRNLDDAYDYWGGIRIANSEFEHHLYEHRIHDVVTHETVRRVESVLKHINITGAGILHFEKSAAVQTIMKSPAIMQVNVTRSAYHGFNVISPTHTVELLFNVVDNVLGNGVNILSITGEGREADESSFTPIKDLNIPYHLFSMIDICDTTKEITLEERVIVYFKYDNYPVNCVKIFRSAYRAKPFGFRLLQFNLFNSTGKPGRVDSITLYDGDIYNVTAKSIGHLEANSPDEKKLFKTQGPSLSIRLFANGASNVHGFIAEVVTLPISAIGFNRDVQHNVSYSIISNCREGAIKYASAGEVNAIMTLERNQFTNNCEKLYGNFSTCKSALWLDVQNTQSLYFRNNLVQKNQGGLSIRADSRGSATSLKGWIHNNLFAENFNRPALYVEGRQSSPYQEVTIFRNYFTKNNAPYDNNIILKQVVSNMTLNYLHGNLGAHLLEISGFERVRLPIYQSTSHNGFYKNYAVNRDGRSTIVAGTPGQQYVDNVFFNPDNDYEMLTTNRSQQLEMWRSHVDARHNWWGYNETLAVAGRIRDRGDSPELLQVDYQPFHMSNLSVLNGKCPPAWDLVGDTCYIYIGAPMDFYSARDFCRSVNASMPFIMGDYLELWQFIRKQQERYDYSDRAWIQQLDRVDQCTTFTYQTIEIDHCAQRSPFVCEIDPRVNIDPLSWRKDIVAVAVLGAAGIALALLTAAIALWVSKSKRRNLERLERRNSIRQSLHSLRSVGSTSGFTELAYRRKPITTKHSTDTLNSKSLDYRRMLNGGSIDSMDKSQLNSSMEDNQSYDVYEAHNPRYSPSTSDFKSTAQKYGATPSGDNPVFDLTYRNEGFRNHSTFASRTTNDWPLSNTETTTDETPAVDATHESSYLNNTSTLPLHSSLALTDSISELKRDIDTSASYSPMDYDVRRSYDNATLPSQTSEPVPEYAPDFNPPIPPHPYHHFDEGRPRSEALLETNLDNGEEKPLRSKSEALLETNLDVFLPNEPTELTQLSAGARSKSQPLETAM